The segment GTATATATGAAAACGATTAGTACGGGTAAAGCATTCAATGAACTCGATTCCAAGGAACTTGGAAAATGGGGTGAACGGGTGGCCATTAAATATATTGAAAAAATAGGCCTTACTGTAGTAGATACAAATTATCGAACTAGATTAGGTGAAATCGATATTATTGCTAAACGTGATTTAGTATATCACTTTATTGAAATTAAAGCCCGTCGAGGAATGCAGCATGGATTGGCTCGAGAGGCGGTAACTAAGAAGAAGCAAAAGCATATTAAACGGGCAGCCATGTTATTTTTGTATGATTTGCATCAGAAAAGACGGCGTTGGAAAGAGTTATCCTTTGATGTAATCGAAGTGTACTTGCATGAAGACTTTCAAAGTTCCATTCATTATTTGCCGCAGTGCTTTTAGAGAGGTTACCTATGTATGCAAAACTTTATGGAGCCACCTTACATGGCATAGACGGATGCATAATTACGGTTGAAGTCGATATATCGCAAGGTTTACCTGTATTTGATATCGTAGGACTGCCTAATCAGTCCGTAAAGGAAGCTCGGGAACGTGTGAGGGCGGCTATCAAAAATAGTGGCTATGACTTCCCTATGAGGCGTATCGTAGTCAATCTAGCACCTGCTACAATTCGTAAAAGTAGCGCAGGACTCGATTTAGCGATTGCTTTAGGGGTTCTCATTGCATCAGGGCAGATAAAGGGGCGTAAAGCGAAAATTTCAGCTTTATTGAATAGATGTCTATTTATGGGCGAGCTAGCCTTAGATGGTTCACTGCTACCGACCTTTGGCACCTTGGCGATGTCATTGGCAGGGTTAGAAGCTGATTACAACACTATATATACAAGCGTAGAAAATGGATATAATTTGAAAGCTATTCCAAATCTTACTATATATGGCGAGTCTTCATTACAAAATATTATCACCGTCTTAGAAGACCAGGTTAAATCTAAATCTATTCCAACTTCTAAAAAGGTAAAAATAGGGAAAAATCAAGATGAGATATTAACAGATACGATGAATAATAAAAACCATAATACTACGTATGATGTAGATTTTGGCGATGTACAAGGTCAAGAGCTTGGTAAACGAGCCATGCTCATTAGTGCTGCAGGACATCATCATTGTATTATGATAGGTCCGCCTGGTGGTGGTAAAACGATGATGGCCGAACGATTACCGACCATATTGCCTCCTATGACTTGGAATGAGATGGTTGAGGTAAGTCGCATCCAAGATGTGATCGGTTTACTCGGTGATAAGGGACTCGTCAAAACTAGGCCTTTTAGGCATCCACATCATACGGCGACTTTGGCGAGTATGGTGGGTGGAGGTATACAGGGACGTCCTGGGGAAGTCACACTTGCACACGGTGGTGTTTTATTTATGGATGAAGCCCCAGAGTTTCAGCGCCAAGTTATTGATGCCCTAAGGCAGCCCTTAGAGTCTCGCACAATTACTATCAATAGGTCTCAAGGTAATTATATGTATCCCGCTAATTTTATTTGTATATTGGCCGCAAATCCCTGTCCCTGTGGTTATTATCATGATCCACATAGGGAATGCATATGTTCTGAAACGATGGTTAAAAACTATCAGCGACGGTTGTCAGGGCCTATTATGGACCGCATTGATTTACATATTCCCATTGAAAGACCTACACTAGAACAATTATTGGATAATTCGACGTCTACTATGACCAGTGAAAGCATGAGGCAACAAGTTATTATGGCAACTGCTTTACAACAGAAACGTTATGAAAACTTAGAATTTAATTCTAATGGAGCCGTACCTCATAAGGCCATAGGTGAACTGTGTAATATTACTGATAAGGCGTGGAGTGTATTAGGCAATATATTTGATCACTTTCATTTAAGTGGGCGTGCCTTTGATCGCATATTAAGGGTGGCTCGTACTATAGCAGACCTTGAGGGAAATCCACAAGTGGAGCCTCATCACATTTCCGAGGCTATGTTGTTTAGAACAGGTAAATAGGTGTAAAGATGACTAGATACGATGATACTATTTATATTGCTGGCTTGCAAAGTTTATATAATGTGGGAGCCACACATGTACGGCGTTTCATAGAGGATTTTGGGTCGCCCTATGATGCTTGGGATGCCGTTAAGAAGGTTGAAAATTTAAAGCCTTATACACATATTTCTAACACTGATAAACGTGCTATAGCATCATCGGCTAAGGATGAAAAGTTAGATTATATAATTCATAAAATAGACGAATATAAGATGGATGTTACTACCTTTTTAGATAAAGATTTTCCATCTATTTTGAACCATATTTATAATCCACCGGCTATATTGTTTATGCGAGGTAATAGAGCTCTTTTAGATAAACGGCTAAATCGGATTGCCCTTGTAGGGGCACGGCGCTGCTCATTGTATGGACGCAATGTGGCGAGAATGCTTGGTAAAGAGCTCGGCAAATACAGCGTTATTATCGTCAGTGGCGGGGCTCGTGGTATCGATACACATGGTCATGAAGGATTATTGGCGAGTCAGGGATACGGTATTGTAGTCATGGGTTGTGGCTTAGATATTGTATATCCACGAGAGAATACAAAATTATTTGACCGAATCCTACAAAACAATGGGTTGCTTGTATCTGAGTACCCACCTGGTACGCCACCATCTGCTAAACATTTCCCTGCTCGAAATCGTATCATTAGCGGCCTTAGTAGAGGTGTAATCGTAGTAGAGGCAAAAGGAAGTAGTGGTTCATTGATTACGGCGGATATGGCTGTTAGCGAAGGTCGAGATGTATTTGTAGTGCCTTGTAATTTATTAGACCATACGGCAGATGGCAATAAATTCCTCATGCGTAATGGAGCCTTTGTATTAACTAGTTATGAGGACATCGTTAAGGAATATCATTTAACCTTGCGAGATATGTTTAGTACTAAAGAAAAACTTTCACCACCAAATAAAAGAGATACAATGGGTGTAAAAGATAGTAATCAAATAGTGAATCATGGTCAAGGTGTTGATACACAAGGGCTCTCTATGTTAAGCTTTAGTTTGGATAAGAGTTTAATATTGAGTGAAATACCTCATGATCGTTGTATCACCGTTAGTGATATTTTGAAAGCGACCTCTATTCCATTACAACAACTGCAGCCCTTATTACTAGAGTTAGAAATGGAAGGGGCTATAGAACATCAACCGCCGAGAGGCTATATTAATATGACTAGGAGTGATATACTTGTCCATTAAACGATCAATCGTTATTGGCGAGCCAAAAGTAG is part of the Veillonella nakazawae genome and harbors:
- the dprA gene encoding DNA-processing protein DprA, with protein sequence MTRYDDTIYIAGLQSLYNVGATHVRRFIEDFGSPYDAWDAVKKVENLKPYTHISNTDKRAIASSAKDEKLDYIIHKIDEYKMDVTTFLDKDFPSILNHIYNPPAILFMRGNRALLDKRLNRIALVGARRCSLYGRNVARMLGKELGKYSVIIVSGGARGIDTHGHEGLLASQGYGIVVMGCGLDIVYPRENTKLFDRILQNNGLLVSEYPPGTPPSAKHFPARNRIISGLSRGVIVVEAKGSSGSLITADMAVSEGRDVFVVPCNLLDHTADGNKFLMRNGAFVLTSYEDIVKEYHLTLRDMFSTKEKLSPPNKRDTMGVKDSNQIVNHGQGVDTQGLSMLSFSLDKSLILSEIPHDRCITVSDILKATSIPLQQLQPLLLELEMEGAIEHQPPRGYINMTRSDILVH
- a CDS encoding YraN family protein, with translation MKTISTGKAFNELDSKELGKWGERVAIKYIEKIGLTVVDTNYRTRLGEIDIIAKRDLVYHFIEIKARRGMQHGLAREAVTKKKQKHIKRAAMLFLYDLHQKRRRWKELSFDVIEVYLHEDFQSSIHYLPQCF
- a CDS encoding YifB family Mg chelatase-like AAA ATPase, which codes for MYAKLYGATLHGIDGCIITVEVDISQGLPVFDIVGLPNQSVKEARERVRAAIKNSGYDFPMRRIVVNLAPATIRKSSAGLDLAIALGVLIASGQIKGRKAKISALLNRCLFMGELALDGSLLPTFGTLAMSLAGLEADYNTIYTSVENGYNLKAIPNLTIYGESSLQNIITVLEDQVKSKSIPTSKKVKIGKNQDEILTDTMNNKNHNTTYDVDFGDVQGQELGKRAMLISAAGHHHCIMIGPPGGGKTMMAERLPTILPPMTWNEMVEVSRIQDVIGLLGDKGLVKTRPFRHPHHTATLASMVGGGIQGRPGEVTLAHGGVLFMDEAPEFQRQVIDALRQPLESRTITINRSQGNYMYPANFICILAANPCPCGYYHDPHRECICSETMVKNYQRRLSGPIMDRIDLHIPIERPTLEQLLDNSTSTMTSESMRQQVIMATALQQKRYENLEFNSNGAVPHKAIGELCNITDKAWSVLGNIFDHFHLSGRAFDRILRVARTIADLEGNPQVEPHHISEAMLFRTGK